Proteins found in one Pyrus communis chromosome 15, drPyrComm1.1, whole genome shotgun sequence genomic segment:
- the LOC137718818 gene encoding AIG2-like protein D, with protein sequence MSGGAMSSVVANGGGQSHSLHKVFVYGSLMAEDVCRVLLNRVPQSSPAILNGYDRYSIKGRVYPAILPVENKKVAGKVLLEITDPELHILDEFEDVEYERSSVEVSLMDSSESFPAQAYVWSNKNDPNLYGDWNFEEWKQLHMKDFVEMTSGFMEGLELPEAKPRVATYESFFQQDRENPPVS encoded by the exons atgagtggTGGTGCGATGAGCTCAGTGGTGGCGAACGGTGGTGGTCAGTCGCATAGCCTTCACAAGGTGTTCGTGTACGGCAGCCTCATGGCGGAGGATGTCTGCCGAGTCCTCTTAAATCGTGTCCCTCAATCCTCCCCTGCCATTCTCAATGGCTa TGATAGGTATAGCATCAAAGGAAGAGTTTATCCGGCGATTCTTCCGGTCGAGAATAAAAAAGTTGCTGGCAAG GTGTTATTGGAAATAACAGATCCTGAATTGCATATTTTAGATGAATTTGAGGATGTGGAGTATGAGAGGAGCTCTGTTGAGGTCTCCTTGATG GATAGCTCTGAGAGTTTTCCAGCTCaggcttatgtttggagcaacaAAAATGATCCAAACTTGTATGGAGATTGGAATTTTGAG GAATGGAAACAATTACACATGAAAGATTTCGTCGAGATGACTTCCGGTTTTATGGAAGGGCTGGAGCTGCCTGAAGCAAAGCCGAGGGTTGCAACATACGAGTCCTTCTTTCAGCAGGATCGCGAGAATCCACCAGTGTCATAA